Part of the Woronichinia naegeliana WA131 genome, AGGCGATGAGCATAATACCGATGCCCCCGACTAAGGGTAGAATTCGCAGTGAGGTGTCGCTACTATACAAGTTTCTGAGCAACACAAACATTAAAAGGGTAGAACCTAAGCAAGTGGAAAATAAGTTACTTTCTAGTACCAAGCGATTGCGTTTATCCCAAAGCAGAGAAGCAACCGTCAACCACATCAGAAAACTTAAGCTAAAAAGGTTTTCAAGTTTACTTTTATCTAATAGGGTGAGGTGAAGCAGGGCTAATCCCCCAGCCAGGGCAACGAACCAGAAGCTTGGTTGCTGTACCGATTTACGCCAATCAAGTTGCATCATAGTCCGATACCAAACTTTCAATATTGTTAATTTCTGATTAAAACAGATTCTAATTTTACCTTGCTGATCACGGTCTTATTTGATAAAGATTGCCTAGAAGGGTTTATCGCTTTGTTCTATCTTATTAGCATTTTCCCCGATCGCAATGGCCCCAAGTTTGTCCACTCCCGCCGTTTTTTCAGAAACTGTCAGGATTTTGGCGGGAATGCCCACGGCTGTTTGTCCTGGTGCAATGTCTGACAATACAACTGTATTGGCTCCAATGTTGACATCATTGCCTAATTTGACTTTGCCTAAAATTTTAGCTCCTGCCCCCACATTAACGCGATCGCCGAGTTGGGGAGCATCGTAGGGTTTTTCTAAATAGCGATTACCGAGGGTGACACCTTGACGAATAATACAATCATCACCAATCACACAATGGCCATGGATGATAATGCCATGTTGATGTTCAATAATCACTCGTCGTCCTAACTGTACTGTATAGGGTAACTCGATACCATAAAAGTTGCGGATTAGACCATAGAGGAATTTATAAAGAATACTAAAAGGGGCCCTAAGCAATTTGGGTTCAATTTGCATTCGCCAGGCTCCAAAACGCTGTAATGCCACAGCCCGAAATCCTGGTTTCGTCCAATCCTGACCATGAGCAATCCAATCTTCTCGAATCTGTTGGCAGAGTGGCAGTGCTTCTTCCAGTTGAGACAAATTAGGAGAGGAATCTGACATGGTGTTGGATCTCCCGATGGATAGTAATAATCATTAGCGGCCAGGCCAAATTATACCTCGCACGGTGATAATTTGCGTTTTTTAGTTCAGCCCCCCTAGCCCCCCAAGTTTTGGGGGAACCATTCTCTATTTATCGGTTTCAAAGTCCCCCAGCATTGGGGGATTTAGGGGGCGAAAATCTCAATCCATGACCGTGCCAAGTATATCTCAAGAAATTGACTCTGTTGGCATCGACGAATTGGATAGTAAGTCGGCTCAAAGACTTAGGAAATTTCTATTTGGCTTGAGGCGGCATCATCATTTTCCCCGCTTCCAGAATCGGAACTCCATCCTGAAGATTCATTAAGCCAGCCGTAATTAATTTTTCTCCAGCTTTTAAACCCGTTAAGAGTTGGTAAGAATTATTTTGAATGGTTCCTAATTTAACCTCTCTTTTTTGAGCAATTAATTGAGTTTTACCCGTTTTTTTATCTAGCTGATTTTGCACCACAAAGACAAAGGTTTCTTCTCCCATGCGAGAAACGGCGATCGCCGGAATTAAGAGACCAGGGCCGCGACTCCAAATAATTTTAGCTTGAACCAGTTGACGATTTAGGAGATCCTGACCAAAATTATTAAAACTGGCTCTGGCGAGAACAGTCTGAGCATTGGTATTCACGTTCGGAGAAATAAAACTAATTTTTCCGGCACTGATCGATTGACCTTGATTATCTAAGATTTGTACCGGCAGACCTAAGCGTAATTGACTGGCCTGATCTAAGGAAACCGAAAGATTAATCTCTAAAGCATTATTTTGGGTCAAAGAAGTCAACTTATCCCCCTCCTTGACATAATCCCCTTCCTTGGTGGGAATATAGCCCACTATGCCCGTGAAAGGAGCCGTTATTTTACTTTTTTGGATTTTGACCGCTACGGCTTTAACCTTGGCCATGGATTCGGCTACCTGGGCCTTAGCCTGGGCAATTTCTTCTGGTCTGGCTCCATTTTCTAAACGGCGGAGATTTTGACGTTTTTCTTCCACTTCTGAGGCAATACGATCAATTTCTGAGTTTCTCCCCTTCTTAAGCTGAGATAACCGTCTTTGCGCCCCTTCAACATCGGCGATCGCCTGACGTTTATCTTTAAGCTGTTCATCAAAAAGATCCAGGGCAATTACCCCTTGATCACGAAGATTTTGATAGCGTTTAATCCGTTCCTGAGCCAATTTTTGGTTAGCCTTGGCTGAATCCAACTGGGCTTGGGCCTGGGCAATTTCTTCAGGACTAGCCCCTCCTTTGGCATTGGCTAATTGGGATTCTACCTGTTTCAAGGTGGCCTGGGCTTCTGCAATATCTTCTGGACGAGAACCCGCCTGTAACTCAGCCAAAGAAGCGGTATCTTTTGCTAAAACCGCCTGAGCCTGCATTAATTCTGCTTGTAACGTTTCCGTATCCAAACGTATCACGACTTGTCCTTGCTGGACTAAATCTCCTTCCTTGACCAAAATTTGACTGACTCGTCCCGCTAACTCGGAGGTGAGATCACTGCCATCCCTCGCCTCCAATGTTCCTACCAAAGTACTGTTTTTCTCGATCAACACGGTCTGGAGCGTCTCCCACTTGACGGGAATTGCCCTAGGGCCAGCGATCGCCGCATTGGGGGGTGGAGAGGAACGTTGTCCTAGCCAACTATATAGCCCAATCCCACCCGTCGTCAGAATTAGCAATCCTAACAACCATTGCCAACGTTTTTTCGGTGTGGATGGATGGCGTGGGTCATTACGAGGATTGAGTCGGGTATTTGACAAGGACGATTCAGGCGCGGGAGAAGGCGGATTTAACAATTGAGGTTCAGTCATGGTGCGATAGCAGAAAAGCGCGTCAGAAAAGACCAACAAGGAAGTCGCTTTAGTTTTAGTGTAACAATTTCTTTACAATTAGGTTTTCCAAAACCCGAAGGCAATTTTTGAGCCGGAACTCAAGCTTAGAGTTTTTTCCACTGGTTCGTCTTCTATCGCAAGTCATAAGCTCCTTATATTGGGGAAAATCGTCGCAACTTCGATTAATTAGACAACCTGATCAAAAAGACCTGACTTTTTCCTCTAGTAATCAGACAACCTGACCAAAAAGACCTGACTTTTCCTGACTTTTTCCTCTAGACAAATCATTGATCTTTGTATTACCATGCAATTGTGTGCAGTGTACTGCTTGGTCGAATCATCTAATCACGGAATAACGTAGTTTAACGGGGTTAATCAGAGCAAAACAATAAGCCTCAAAAGATTTTTGCTGATAGGCACTTCCCACTTTTTGCTATAATCGTTGTCAATCTTCAATTCGCGTAGGTTGCGCGATTGTTGGGATTAACAAGTGCTTATACGTCACAACTCGGTTCTCAGTTCGGGACTCTTACAGAGGCTCGCCCTGGGGAGCAGTTTATCAAAGATAATGGGGTCGTATTGCACTCAAATACCAACATTGCCGAAAGTGTCCTGCAAGGATGGGGAATATTGAAATCCCCCGTTTTCTTGAGTTTTTAAGAAAGCATTCTGGTAGAACGGACTCGGAAGTTTTTGGATAATTTGGCTCCTTTGCAGGGTCAATTACTAGAAGCGACAACGGACAAAGGCAAGTCCCAGACCCTAGAACCAAGGAAGCGCAAGCCTCCATCGGTCAATCGGGGAGCGAATATAAAGCAGTTGACACTGTTTAACTTCGGTTAACTCCGTTTTCTGTGTGCCTCGTATGGGGTGCGACCTTTAGTTGATAAAAGCTGTTGTAATCAGGGTTCTACAGGGAACCCATATTGATCAAGTTTTGCCCAAAATTGACTCCATCGTTCCTTGGTCAATACCAAAGCTCGTAGGCTCAAAATAATTCCTGCTCCTTTTTCCTTCCATCGCATCCCTGAACAACATAATCGTTGTTTGACCAACGTCTTACAAGCTGCTTCCATAACACCTGAACCAATCGGATACTTTTTCTCTATGTATTCAGCATAATCCATTTGATGCTGATGATTCTCGTAATAAGTAATCGCCGCTTGTAGTTTCTCGGTAAGATTCTTAGAATGACTTTTTTCTTCTTTGACTTCTTTCATCAGATTTAGCAGTTCTCCTGCTTTTCCTTTTTCATGCTTGAGTTCTCGACAATTTTCAGTCAACCATTCTTTTTGTTTTGACACTGTATTCGGATGCAACGCTTCTGCCAAGGCACCTAAGTAACCAGAGGCATGATAGAAATCTAATATCTGTTCTTCCGTTTGCTTTTCTAAAAACTTCCAATTTGATTCTGCCCCGTCTGCTATCCCGACCAATGTTGCCTCTGGATAACGGTTTTTCGCTCGCTCAATTTCTCTTTCTAATCTTTCTAGAAAACTCTTTTTTCCATACTCTGGTGCCGCACCTAGATAGATTGTAGGTTGACGTTCGCCTTCACTATCGTATAGGGAAACGGTTCCCACCATTGCTTCACGGTAGCCATCCTCACACATCAGCATACAGGTTCCATCTAATCCTATTCCCACTGTTGCAATTTGGCTATCCTCCTTGGGCGGGGCATAACTCCACGCTTCTTCTTTTGCCTGTACCACACTTCCTACTGCTTCACTCAATCTTTGGATATAGGATAGCGCTACTTTTCTACCATGATTTTCTAATAAATCATTTTTCACCTCTTTGCCTGCCATCCCTGACATTTTTGAGGATACCTGTTTTGCCAATAATGGCGTTGATGTTATGATTATCCTTGCTTCTCTTTCTAAGGGGCAATACGTTTTTCCTCAAAGGTGAACGCTGATATACATGACGATTCACTATAACCTCACCATAAGGTGTTTGATATTCTTTCGGTTGCTCTCCCTTACTCTTCCAGATTTCTTCACCGATTTTTAAGGGTGAACCATCTGTATCTAAATATTTCAAGGCTTCTTTGCTGGCGATGCAACCTACTTCGTTTAAGCCTTTTTGAATATTTATTTCTGTATCCAACATTGAACGACTGAGTTCTAATGTTAGTTCTATTTTTATCTTTGAACCCTCTACATTAATTAGTTTTGCTGTCATCATTGTTTCCTCTTTGTCACTTTTCATCCCATGTTAACACTTTTCTTTTCCTTCATCAACTAAAGGTCACACCCCTCGTATGTGGCAATTTGATGTAGGTTAAAGTGACCTTGTAGGCAGGAAGAGTTTCTGCCTAATCACTTCAACAAAATCTACATTTTTTCTTAACTTTTGCAGACTAGGCAAATCATCTTATCTCCTATTACCATATAGCTATGTGCTGGATGATGGTGTAAGGTTAATTGCTTGTTAGGCAATGGTAAAAGTCTTGTTCAACAAAGGTAGTTGTGTTTAAACACCTCTATTGAGTTGCTTGTGCATTGTTCATTTCGTTAATTTTGTTCATTTAAGGAGCAATGAAAAATGTCTCAGGAAATTTCCAATATCGTGGACAATAGTCCTTTTGTTCAAAAACTAGATAAGTTACTAGCAATCGATAAACTTACTGGACTGATCGATGATGTTTCAGATGGTGGTATTCTACATGAAAGGGAAAATCCTTTAACAGCAATAGATTCCAGCACTGATAATACTTTTTCATCTGCCGCTACTAGTTCGTATTTTAACAGCGATCAATCACCAGTGAGTAGCAGTACCAAAGGTAAACTCACTGAATTTCCACTCACCGTGGCTTATCAGTCCAGTGGAGGTAATCAAAATATTGATTCAATCAATAATGTCTATCGTGCTGAATCCCTGCCTAGTCAATCCTCAAGTACCTTACCTACAAACTCTCAAAAGACAGCAGCTTCTATTCCTAATTTGTCATCAACTGGGCAATTTACTTCTCCAACAAAAGCGGTATCTGCCAGTTTAGGAATAGGTGGGGAAGACGTACAGACGACTAAATATCGAAAACTCGCTCCTCATGCATCTGGCCGACTCATTCTCAAATTTAAACAGGGAATTAAGTCAGTTCAGATCGATCAGATCAAAAAAGACTTAGGAGTGTTTAGTACAAAGACCGTTGGTCTTACGGGCGCTCAAATATGGAAATTTTCGGGAATTTCAGTAGAAAATGCCCTAGCTAAATATGGTAATAGTACTTTCTTTGAGTATATAGAACCAGACTATATCGTTAAGGCAGGAGCTGTAACCCCAAATTCAACGCTCCCGAATGATCCTAGTTTTTCTCAACTTTGGGGATTAAATAATACGGGGCAAAGTGGCGGAACTCCCGATGCTGATATTGATGCGCCCGAAGCCTGGGATATTCAAAAAGGTAATCCTAATCTAGTCATTGGTGTCATTGACACAGGGGTTGACTACAATCACCAAGACCTAGTTGGTAACATCTGGACAAATCCCAACGAAATTGCAGGAGACGGTATTGATAACGATAGCAATGGCTATGTAGATGACATTCGCGGTTGGGACTTCGCTTATGGCGACAATGACCCGATGGATGTTGACGGTCATGGTACTCACGTTTCTGGAACTATTGCAGGTAAAGGAAATAATGGCATTGGTGTTACAGGGGTTGCCTGGAATGCCAAAATCATGCCTCTCAAATTTTTAGATGATACGGGTTCAGGCTATATCTCCGATGCCATTTTTGCAATTGACTATGCAACCTCCAAAGGGGTTAAACTCACTAACAACTCCTGGGGCGGTGGCGGCTACAGTCAATCCCTATACGATGCCATCAATGCTGCAGGCCAACAGGGGGGCTTATTCGTCGCAGCGGCAGGTAATGATGGAGTAAATGCTGACGTATCTCCGATGTATCCAGCTGGTTATAATCTAGCCAACATCGTTTCCGTTGCTTCCACTACTCGAACAGACTCTCTTTCTTATTTCTCAAACTACGGACTGACTAGTGTAGATTTAGGTGCGCCCGGTTCGGATATTTACAGCACCACTCCCGGCAACACCTATTCCACTTATTCAGGGACTTCCATGGCCACTCCCCACGTGACGGGAGCAGCGGCCTTATTGTGGTCACAAAATCCTACCTGGACAGCCCAGCAAATCAAAACCACCTTAATGAACACAGGGGATTCCCTCTCGTCCCTTGCCGGAAAAACAGTTTCAGGTAAGCGACTCAATATTTACAATGCCTTAGCATCAGCAAATCTTCCTTCAGTTACGGTGAGTGTCAGCCCTGCCAGTGTTCAAGAAGACGGTACGACCAATTTGGTTTATACCTTTACTCGGACTAACCTCAATTTAAGTTCACCGTTAACAGTTAATTTTAGTATAGACGGTACTGCAAATGCGGCTCCTGTTGGCTCCGATCCCACAGACTATAACGTACTAACAAATAGTGGTGTCACCTTTAACCCCACTACTAAATTGGGAACAGTCACTTTTGCAGCGAACGCTACGACGGCTACTGTCGTTGTTGATCCCATTGCTGATACAGTACAAGAAAATAATGAAACTGTTAATTTAACGGTCAATTCGGGAAATGGCTACATCGTTGGTGTCCCAGTTGCGGCAACCGGCACTATTATTTCTGAAGAAGGCTTTACCACTTTCTTTTCAGATGATTTTGCCACTAATACTAAAGGGTGGGCTTTGGGGACTGAGTGGCAAATTGGCTCTGCTACTGTCTCTACGGGGCAAATTTACGGAAATCCCGACCCTGGAGTTGATTACACACCGACCACCGATAATGGTATCGCAGGTGTTGTGATTGGCGGGAATGCCGCTACTGCCTTACATGACTTTTATTACTTCACCAGTCCAATTATCAACACTAGCACTGCCAATAATTTGTTCTTTGAATATGCTCGCTGGCTGAATAGTGACTACACTCCCTACATGCAAAATACGGTTGATGTCTTCAATGGTTCTAGCTGGATAAATCTTTGGAGCTCGGGAGGGTCACCAGGTGTTCAGGATGATGCTTGGACTCCACAAAAATTTGACATTAGTACTTACAAGAGTGCTTCTACTCAAATTCGTTTTGGGTTCAATGTCGGAAGTAGTGGTGTATACACTGTCAGTTCTTGGAACATTGACGATGTCAAACTCTATGGTGATGGTGGAAGTACTTTACCTGTTATCACAGTAGCAGCCACCGATGCCAGTGCAGCAGAAACCCTCGCCCCAGCCACTAATCCAGGCAGTTATACCCTCACTCGTACTGGCAGTACTGTAAGTGCCTTAACCGTAAACGTTGCTTTGAGTGGAACAGCAACCAATGGAACAGACTATACAACTATTCCCACCACAGTCACTTTCGCTGCTGGTTCTGCTACTGCCGTTGTGCCTCTCAATGTCATTGATGACACCTTATTTGAAGGAACCGAAACGGCTATTCTTACCATTGGAACGGGAACCGGCTATACCGTCGGGACAACCCCCAGTGCCACTGTCAATATTGCTGATAATGATTTACCCGTCGTTACGGTAGTCGCCACCGATGCCAGTGCAGCAGAAACCCTCGCCGGCGCAACCACTAATCCGGGCAGTTATACCCTCACTCGTACTGGCAGTACTGTAAGTGCCTTAACCGTAAACGTTGCTTTGAGTGGAACAGCAACCAATGGAACAGACTATACAACTATTCCCACCACAGTCACTTTCGCTGCTGGTTCTGCTACTGCCGTTGTGCCTCTCAATGTCATTGATGACACCTTATTTGAAGGAACCGAAACGGCTATTCTTACCATTGGAACGGGAACCAGCTATACCGTCGGAAGCACTCCCAGCGCCACTGTCAATATTGCTGATAATGATTTACCCATCATCACAGTAGTCGCCACCGATGCAAGTGCCGCAGAAACCCTCGCCGGCGCAACCACTAATCCGGGCAGTTATACCCTCACTCGTACTGGCAGTACTGTAAGTGCCTTAACCGTAAACGTTGCTTTGAGTGGAACAGCAACCAATGGAACAGACTATACAACTATTCCCACCACAGTCACCTTCGCTGCTGGTTCTGCTACTGCCGTTGTGCCTCTCAATGTCATTGATGACACCTTATTTGAAGGAACCGAAACGGCTATTCTTACCATTGGAACAGGCACCGGCTATACCGTCGGGACAACCCCCAGTGCCACTGTCAATATTGCAGACAATGAAACTAGTCCGACTCCTTCAATTACGCTTGCTTCTAACTATAGTGGCGTGAGTGAAAATGGGAAACCAGACATTATCTATACTTTCACTCGTACAGGTGCAACAACCAGTTCTCTGACTGTTAATTTTGGGATAGATGGTACTGCTACACGAGGAAATGACTATTATGCCTATGGTGGACTTTTTCCAAGTTCTACTCAAGGAACGATTAGCTTTGACATTGGTGCAACAACGGCTAAACTTGTTCTCGTCACCTTCGGAGACACACTCAAAGAAGCCAATGAAAGCATTAATCTAACCCTCGCTAGTGGGTCTGGCTATCAAATTGGGACTACTACTACAGTAACAAGTACGATCATCAATGATGATGGGACTCTCAACCAACAAGGGACTGCGGGAGCGGACTATATAGAAGTGGGTTCTACTCGTACCCTCAGCGGACTTGGAGGTAATGATATTTTGATTGGTTCTCAATCTAGCGAAATTTTGGTTGGCGGACAGGGCACGGATACCTTGACCGGCGGCGATAATTTTGACACCTTCCTGTTCAGCAATAGTTCAGAAGGAGTAGATACGATTACTGATTTTAATGTTAATCAAGATATCATTCAGGTATCCGCAGCTGGTTTTGGGGGAGGACTCATTGCTGGTACATCCCTTTCTTCAGATCAGTTTAGTCTAGGGACTGTGACTGCTTCTACCCGTTTTATTTTCAATAAATCTACTGGGAGTCTCTCTTTTGATATTGATGGTAGTGGTAGTACTGCTGCCATTCAAATAGCATCTTTGACCACTAACTTAAACTTAACTGAGGATAATATCTTTGTCGGCTAAGTATTAGTCAGGACAGTATTAGGAGTTAAAGCTGGATGGAGAGAGCAATGTAACCACAAATAAATAGTCTCTTCATCCTTATCTTTTAATCTTATCCTATTACTTAGACCTGACTTTTTCCTATCGACAAATACCTTAGTTTTCTCTTTCGATGAGGCAAGTTCATTGAACCCACATTCCGCAGGTTGTCCAAGACGTAAGATGGTTTGTGTGGACTGGTCTGAATGCCCGTACATTAATTTCGGGCAAGGATAAAAAATGTAAATAAAGTTCTAAAATAGAGTCTTGTAGTAGATGGAATCAACAGTAAAAATGGATAACCTAGATATTAAAGACCTCGACCACTTAAGACTACTCCTAATCAAAAAGGCAAACCTAACGCTACTCCTACTCTGTGTTGGGTCTTTCAGTCTTTTCTGTTTATCCGTTGCTTAGAGATTGATGGCATTCAAGCTATCGTTAATTTGACCTCCAATCACAAATATATTCTTTCTTTTCTTGGCTCTTCATTTTAAAAATACTACTTTATCTCTTGACCTACCAGCGGAATGTGGGTTCTATTAACAATCCAAGGTATTTTCTTTTTCCCAAGCCGTAATGCGATCGCCTTCTCCTCAAATTTTGAAACCGCGATCGCTTTTTTGCTGTGAAGATGAAAGAAGTGATCAATTTTGACGATCAGAAGTAGGGCTTGCTGAAAAAAGCTGAAACCTTTACGGAGAAAAATAGTAGGCGAATTAAGAACCGCTAGAATGCACGAAAATAGGGTAGAATGCCTCAAAACCATTGCATTAAGAAGAGAGAAAGCAGATGTACCGAAAGCAACAGTACTCAATTGAAACACCAGAAAACTTGAAAAATCTGTTCGGCGGGCAGTTAGACGAAGAAAATCGTTGGATAGAAATGTCAAAAATGATTCCCTGGGAAGAATATGAGGAAGAATATGCAAAAAACTTCACAGAAAAAAAAGGAGCCCCAGCCAAATCATTTAGAATGGCATTAGGAGCATTAATTATCAAAGAAATTTCAGGAAAAAGTGACAGAGAAACAGTAGAACAAATAAAAGAGAACCCTTATTTACAGTACTTTATAGGAATGGAAAGCTATAGTAGCAAAGAAGCATTTAATGCGTCAATGATGGGTACATCCCGGATAAAGTAGTACATAGAATCTGGGGTAAAATGGAAAAAAACTGATGAGCGAAAAAAGTATGTTACCGATTCCCCCAGAAGAAAAAGCACTGTTAAAACAGCATCTCACCGAATCAGCCCGTATCCTGCGCAAATATACGGAACCAGAGAAACAGAAGGACTTTGGAAGCATCGAAGTAGAAGTCAGAACCCAGATGTTAGAAATTGTGGGGCCAACAATGGGGGAGTTTTTTTTTCAGAAGGGGGAAAAAAACGGTCTGGAAACAAGCGAAAAATCAAAACCCTAGTCGGAGAAGTGGAAATAAGCCAAAAACAAGCCAGAAAACTAAAGGTGTCGCCAAAAATCGTCTTAAGTCCAGGTTTAGAGAAATGCTGTCTAAGAGCCAGTGCGAAAACATCCTACCAACAAGCAGAAGAAGATATAGAGGAGTTGATGGGGATAAAAGTAGGACATAGCAGTTTACATCGCTTGGTAGAACGGACAGAACTGCCCTTAGCTCAAGCTCAGTCAGAGAGTGCGGGGGTCAGTATAGATGGGGGAAAGATTTGTCTGCGGGGCGAGGAGAAGGAAGGGGGACAGTGGCGAGATTATAAACTGGTGAGTCTTCATGGCAATGTCTGTGAAGCCTTTTTCCAAGACCCAGAGGGCTTAAAGAATTGGAGCAATGTTCAACCTTTGTCTCCAATAGTGACCTTTTTGGGAGATGGTCATCCCGCAATCTGGAATGCGGTAGAGAGTTTCGCCACTCAATCGTGGCTGATACGACGAGAGGTGTTGGATTGGTATCATCTCAAGGAGAATCTGTTCAAAGTGGGTGGCTCTCTCAAACGGCTAGAAGCAGTGGAGCATTTACTGTGGCGGGGTTTTGTGAACAAGGCAATAGATGCGTTTGATGGAGTCAAAAGCAAGAGGGCAAAGAATTTTCAAGCCTATTTGACGAAGCATTATCAGCGTATCCCTGATTACCAATACTATCAACAGCTTGGTATTGTGATTGGTTCTGGTGATGTGGAGTCTAAGATTAAACAGGTGGGAGCTAGGGTTAAATTGTCGGGAGCACGTTGGCATCTTCATAATGTTTCTCGTATTCTTCGGCTACGATGTGCTTATCTCAATCACTCTCCTCTTTTGAGTGTCAATGTATTATCTTAAGTGGGATGCACCCGTCAATGATGGTTCATTTTCGTAAAAAAATAGGAATGGAATTAATAAATAAAATTAATAAAGAAATAGAAAAAAAAGCGACGGGTGTAGCGTCAGAAAAAAAAGAAAATGAAGGAAAGTTATTGTTAGATGCGACCTGACTTTTCCCGTTAAGTGCGGATTGCAAGCTGCCAGCCTTGGCAAAGGTCATGCAACTTCAACCAACCGCGCCAAAGGACTTGGATACCGAGAGGAGTTTTACGACGATGTTCAAGATAACCA contains:
- a CDS encoding serine O-acetyltransferase; its protein translation is MSDSSPNLSQLEEALPLCQQIREDWIAHGQDWTKPGFRAVALQRFGAWRMQIEPKLLRAPFSILYKFLYGLIRNFYGIELPYTVQLGRRVIIEHQHGIIIHGHCVIGDDCIIRQGVTLGNRYLEKPYDAPQLGDRVNVGAGAKILGKVKLGNDVNIGANTVVLSDIAPGQTAVGIPAKILTVSEKTAGVDKLGAIAIGENANKIEQSDKPF
- a CDS encoding ISKra4 family transposase, with the translated sequence MKTLVGEVEISQKQARKLKVSPKIVLSPGLEKCCLRASAKTSYQQAEEDIEELMGIKVGHSSLHRLVERTELPLAQAQSESAGVSIDGGKICLRGEEKEGGQWRDYKLVSLHGNVCEAFFQDPEGLKNWSNVQPLSPIVTFLGDGHPAIWNAVESFATQSWLIRREVLDWYHLKENLFKVGGSLKRLEAVEHLLWRGFVNKAIDAFDGVKSKRAKNFQAYLTKHYQRIPDYQYYQQLGIVIGSGDVESKIKQVGARVKLSGARWHLHNVSRILRLRCAYLNHSPLLSVNVLS
- a CDS encoding efflux RND transporter periplasmic adaptor subunit; amino-acid sequence: MTEPQLLNPPSPAPESSLSNTRLNPRNDPRHPSTPKKRWQWLLGLLILTTGGIGLYSWLGQRSSPPPNAAIAGPRAIPVKWETLQTVLIEKNSTLVGTLEARDGSDLTSELAGRVSQILVKEGDLVQQGQVVIRLDTETLQAELMQAQAVLAKDTASLAELQAGSRPEDIAEAQATLKQVESQLANAKGGASPEEIAQAQAQLDSAKANQKLAQERIKRYQNLRDQGVIALDLFDEQLKDKRQAIADVEGAQRRLSQLKKGRNSEIDRIASEVEEKRQNLRRLENGARPEEIAQAKAQVAESMAKVKAVAVKIQKSKITAPFTGIVGYIPTKEGDYVKEGDKLTSLTQNNALEINLSVSLDQASQLRLGLPVQILDNQGQSISAGKISFISPNVNTNAQTVLARASFNNFGQDLLNRQLVQAKIIWSRGPGLLIPAIAVSRMGEETFVFVVQNQLDKKTGKTQLIAQKREVKLGTIQNNSYQLLTGLKAGEKLITAGLMNLQDGVPILEAGKMMMPPQAK
- a CDS encoding S8 family serine peptidase, giving the protein MSQEISNIVDNSPFVQKLDKLLAIDKLTGLIDDVSDGGILHERENPLTAIDSSTDNTFSSAATSSYFNSDQSPVSSSTKGKLTEFPLTVAYQSSGGNQNIDSINNVYRAESLPSQSSSTLPTNSQKTAASIPNLSSTGQFTSPTKAVSASLGIGGEDVQTTKYRKLAPHASGRLILKFKQGIKSVQIDQIKKDLGVFSTKTVGLTGAQIWKFSGISVENALAKYGNSTFFEYIEPDYIVKAGAVTPNSTLPNDPSFSQLWGLNNTGQSGGTPDADIDAPEAWDIQKGNPNLVIGVIDTGVDYNHQDLVGNIWTNPNEIAGDGIDNDSNGYVDDIRGWDFAYGDNDPMDVDGHGTHVSGTIAGKGNNGIGVTGVAWNAKIMPLKFLDDTGSGYISDAIFAIDYATSKGVKLTNNSWGGGGYSQSLYDAINAAGQQGGLFVAAAGNDGVNADVSPMYPAGYNLANIVSVASTTRTDSLSYFSNYGLTSVDLGAPGSDIYSTTPGNTYSTYSGTSMATPHVTGAAALLWSQNPTWTAQQIKTTLMNTGDSLSSLAGKTVSGKRLNIYNALASANLPSVTVSVSPASVQEDGTTNLVYTFTRTNLNLSSPLTVNFSIDGTANAAPVGSDPTDYNVLTNSGVTFNPTTKLGTVTFAANATTATVVVDPIADTVQENNETVNLTVNSGNGYIVGVPVAATGTIISEEGFTTFFSDDFATNTKGWALGTEWQIGSATVSTGQIYGNPDPGVDYTPTTDNGIAGVVIGGNAATALHDFYYFTSPIINTSTANNLFFEYARWLNSDYTPYMQNTVDVFNGSSWINLWSSGGSPGVQDDAWTPQKFDISTYKSASTQIRFGFNVGSSGVYTVSSWNIDDVKLYGDGGSTLPVITVAATDASAAETLAPATNPGSYTLTRTGSTVSALTVNVALSGTATNGTDYTTIPTTVTFAAGSATAVVPLNVIDDTLFEGTETAILTIGTGTGYTVGTTPSATVNIADNDLPVVTVVATDASAAETLAGATTNPGSYTLTRTGSTVSALTVNVALSGTATNGTDYTTIPTTVTFAAGSATAVVPLNVIDDTLFEGTETAILTIGTGTSYTVGSTPSATVNIADNDLPIITVVATDASAAETLAGATTNPGSYTLTRTGSTVSALTVNVALSGTATNGTDYTTIPTTVTFAAGSATAVVPLNVIDDTLFEGTETAILTIGTGTGYTVGTTPSATVNIADNETSPTPSITLASNYSGVSENGKPDIIYTFTRTGATTSSLTVNFGIDGTATRGNDYYAYGGLFPSSTQGTISFDIGATTAKLVLVTFGDTLKEANESINLTLASGSGYQIGTTTTVTSTIINDDGTLNQQGTAGADYIEVGSTRTLSGLGGNDILIGSQSSEILVGGQGTDTLTGGDNFDTFLFSNSSEGVDTITDFNVNQDIIQVSAAGFGGGLIAGTSLSSDQFSLGTVTASTRFIFNKSTGSLSFDIDGSGSTAAIQIASLTTNLNLTEDNIFVG